One stretch of Paenibacillus sp. FSL R5-0341 DNA includes these proteins:
- a CDS encoding DUF3243 domain-containing protein, which translates to MSEQNHVIHKDGQVSTDKVDNAIEKIAPEEREQILQNFDAFKAYLSKRIAMGESIGLSEEQMAKIAEKVADYLAAREEPRNREEKLLQELWNVGKEDERHMLAHMLVRLAQSSH; encoded by the coding sequence ATGAGTGAACAAAATCATGTCATCCATAAAGATGGCCAAGTTTCTACTGACAAGGTGGACAATGCAATTGAGAAGATTGCGCCAGAAGAAAGAGAACAGATCTTACAGAACTTTGATGCATTCAAAGCATACCTGAGTAAGCGAATCGCCATGGGAGAATCCATTGGACTCAGCGAGGAACAGATGGCCAAAATCGCCGAAAAAGTAGCAGATTATCTGGCAGCTCGGGAAGAACCTCGTAATCGTGAAGAAAAACTGCTTCAGGAGCTGTGGAATGTCGGTAAGGAAGATGAACGCCACATGCTGGCTCATATGCTCGTTCGATTGGCACAAAGCTCTCATTAA
- the cyoE gene encoding heme o synthase has translation MLKDMIALTKPGLLRLNVFAVAVGFWVASKWDINWLSLLMVVIGSTLVIASACVINNYWDRELDQKMERTKKRMDYINHLKPGFVLGYGIILGVVGLAVLYLLVNPLSGWMALLGWFAYIVIYTMWLKRSSTWSTSLGGIAGAMPPVIGYTAVTNEIDAGAWLLFALLFLWQPPHFWSLGIRRVEEYRAAGFPLLPVVKGVKRTKLQMIPYVFLLLPAVFLLYYYDYVGLVFLIVSLIGGLIWFVHTLSGLKTQDDEKWAKVNFLISVNYLMLVFIVMVANTVWS, from the coding sequence ATGCTTAAAGACATGATTGCATTAACCAAACCCGGACTTCTAAGGCTAAATGTGTTTGCGGTGGCGGTAGGATTCTGGGTAGCTTCAAAATGGGATATCAACTGGTTATCTCTGCTCATGGTCGTGATTGGATCAACTTTGGTTATTGCTTCAGCTTGTGTGATCAACAATTATTGGGATCGTGAATTGGACCAAAAGATGGAGCGCACCAAAAAAAGGATGGATTACATCAACCATCTGAAGCCAGGGTTTGTACTTGGCTATGGCATTATCCTCGGTGTTGTGGGACTAGCAGTACTGTATCTTCTGGTGAATCCGTTATCAGGTTGGATGGCTTTACTCGGATGGTTCGCTTACATCGTGATATACACGATGTGGTTGAAACGCAGTTCGACGTGGAGCACGTCACTGGGTGGAATTGCAGGAGCGATGCCGCCTGTCATCGGTTATACGGCTGTAACAAATGAAATTGATGCAGGTGCCTGGTTGCTTTTTGCGCTTTTGTTCCTGTGGCAACCACCACACTTCTGGTCATTGGGTATTCGCCGGGTGGAGGAGTATCGTGCTGCCGGTTTCCCGTTGTTGCCTGTGGTTAAAGGGGTGAAACGCACCAAGCTTCAGATGATTCCTTATGTTTTTCTGCTACTTCCTGCCGTATTCCTGTTGTATTACTACGACTATGTTGGTCTGGTATTTCTGATTGTATCTCTGATCGGTGGACTGATCTGGTTCGTGCATACACTTAGCGGACTGAAGACACAGGATGATGAGAAGTGGGCAAAAGTGAACTTTCTGATCTCGGTTAATTATCTCATGCTCGTATTTATTGTCATGGTCGCGAATACGGTATGGTCATAA
- a CDS encoding tetratricopeptide repeat protein, producing MSNLEQAVRWRQEGKVHEAIELLQEITMQEPENANVWYQLAWAHDSLGLEREAVPHYEKALSLGLSGEDRAGAILGLGSTYRTLGQYEQAKAWFETGMKEFPTYREFEVFYAMVLYNLGEHAEAMQRLLVQLADTSSDKRIHDYNRAIRFYADQLDRVWE from the coding sequence ATGAGTAATTTGGAACAGGCTGTGCGATGGAGACAAGAAGGCAAGGTGCATGAAGCGATTGAGCTTCTGCAAGAAATAACGATGCAGGAACCCGAGAATGCGAATGTCTGGTATCAGCTGGCTTGGGCACATGATTCGCTTGGATTGGAGCGGGAAGCTGTCCCGCATTATGAGAAGGCACTGAGTCTTGGGCTTTCTGGTGAGGACAGGGCAGGCGCGATACTCGGACTGGGCAGTACATATCGTACGCTTGGACAGTATGAGCAGGCCAAGGCTTGGTTTGAAACGGGCATGAAAGAGTTCCCGACGTACCGGGAATTTGAGGTATTCTATGCCATGGTGCTCTACAATCTGGGTGAACATGCAGAGGCGATGCAAAGACTACTCGTGCAACTCGCCGATACATCAAGTGACAAGAGAATCCATGACTATAACCGAGCGATCCGTTTCTACGCAGATCAGCTGGATCGGGTGTGGGAATAG